In the Piscinibacter sp. XHJ-5 genome, one interval contains:
- a CDS encoding xanthine dehydrogenase family protein molybdopterin-binding subunit yields the protein MSVQFDAGRFGSGKAVARVEDAALLAGRGRFTGDLVLPGQTHLVFVRSPHAHARIASVDVSPAQAVPGVLAIFTGSDLAQAGVKPIPNVQGFRRADGSPGAAPPLLALARETVRFVGEPVAAVVASSREAARDAAEAVFVEYEDLPAVVDPVAATAPGAPLVWPQASGNIAAESRYGDAAAADQAFAGAAHAVSLDIVNQRLAPSPLEPRGVLADVDPASGRLTLSMSSQMPSGVLTSLCQILPGLAPEQVRVTVGDVGGGFGMKTGIYPEDVVVAHAARVLQRPVKWQADRVDEFLSGYHGRDVVSRAELALDAEGKVLALRVRSLANVGAYAGNAGVAIALLVGPWVSTSIYDIRTIDLHLRAVLTHTTPTGPYRGAGRPEAIYLIERLFDAAAREMKLDPAELRRRNMIRPDQMPYTSPMEQVYDSGRFEQILDRGLALADWHGFAARREASRVRGRLRGRGIATFLEWTGGMALDEQAGINVLADGTIEIHSATQAMGQGIVTSYAQLAVDVFGVPIERIRVLQGDTDRARGFGSAGSRSLFTGGAAVHVASQRTVEHAKGLASDLLEAAAGDIEYRAGRFSVAGTDIGIGLFELAARQPEARIFVEAAASASAPSWPNGCHVCEVEIDPDSGAVEVISYASVNDIGRVVNPLIAGGQIEGGAVQGIGQALCEQVVYDPDSGQMLTGSFMDYAMPRADVNRLFRTEFDTSIPCLTNALGVKGVGELGTIGATPAVVNAVIDALDHAGLGRDAERIQMPVTAERVWRALNRSN from the coding sequence ATGAGCGTTCAGTTCGATGCGGGTCGGTTCGGAAGCGGCAAGGCGGTGGCGCGCGTCGAGGACGCAGCGCTGCTCGCAGGACGCGGCCGCTTCACTGGCGATCTGGTCCTGCCGGGACAAACCCACTTGGTGTTCGTGCGATCGCCGCATGCCCACGCGCGCATCGCCTCGGTGGATGTGTCGCCCGCACAGGCGGTGCCCGGGGTGCTGGCGATCTTCACCGGCAGCGACCTCGCGCAAGCGGGCGTGAAGCCGATCCCCAACGTCCAGGGCTTCCGGCGCGCCGACGGCTCGCCGGGCGCCGCGCCGCCGCTGCTCGCACTGGCACGCGAGACGGTCCGCTTCGTCGGCGAGCCGGTGGCCGCCGTGGTGGCGTCGAGCCGCGAGGCGGCGCGCGACGCCGCGGAGGCGGTCTTCGTCGAGTACGAGGACCTGCCGGCGGTCGTCGATCCGGTCGCGGCCACCGCGCCCGGCGCGCCCCTGGTCTGGCCCCAGGCGTCCGGCAACATCGCCGCGGAGTCGCGCTACGGCGACGCCGCCGCGGCCGATCAGGCCTTTGCCGGCGCGGCGCACGCCGTGTCGCTGGACATCGTCAACCAGCGGCTCGCGCCGAGTCCGCTGGAGCCGCGCGGCGTGCTGGCCGACGTCGATCCCGCGAGCGGGCGCCTGACGCTGAGCATGAGCAGCCAGATGCCCAGCGGCGTGCTGACCTCGCTGTGCCAGATCCTGCCGGGGCTGGCGCCGGAGCAGGTGCGCGTGACCGTCGGCGACGTCGGCGGCGGGTTCGGCATGAAGACCGGCATCTATCCCGAGGACGTCGTCGTCGCGCACGCCGCGCGCGTGCTGCAGCGGCCGGTGAAGTGGCAGGCCGACCGTGTCGACGAGTTCCTCTCGGGCTATCACGGCCGCGACGTGGTCAGCCGCGCCGAGCTGGCGCTCGACGCCGAAGGCAAGGTGCTGGCGCTTCGGGTGCGCTCGCTCGCCAACGTCGGGGCCTATGCCGGCAACGCGGGCGTGGCGATCGCGCTGCTCGTCGGCCCGTGGGTGTCCACCAGCATCTACGACATCCGCACCATCGATCTTCATCTGCGCGCCGTCCTGACCCACACCACGCCGACCGGCCCCTACCGCGGCGCGGGCCGTCCGGAGGCGATCTACCTCATCGAGCGACTGTTCGACGCGGCGGCGCGCGAGATGAAGCTCGACCCCGCCGAGCTGCGACGGCGCAACATGATCCGCCCCGATCAGATGCCGTACACGAGCCCGATGGAGCAGGTGTACGACAGCGGGCGCTTCGAGCAGATCCTGGACCGGGGACTGGCGCTGGCCGACTGGCACGGCTTCGCGGCGCGCCGCGAAGCCTCGCGCGTCCGCGGCCGGCTGCGCGGCCGCGGCATCGCGACCTTCCTCGAGTGGACCGGCGGCATGGCGCTGGACGAGCAGGCCGGCATCAACGTGCTGGCCGACGGCACCATCGAGATCCATTCGGCCACGCAGGCGATGGGCCAGGGCATCGTGACCAGCTACGCGCAGCTGGCGGTCGATGTGTTCGGCGTGCCGATCGAGCGCATCCGCGTGCTGCAGGGCGACACCGACCGCGCCCGCGGCTTCGGCAGCGCCGGCTCGCGCTCGCTGTTCACCGGCGGCGCGGCGGTGCACGTGGCCTCGCAGCGCACCGTCGAGCACGCGAAGGGGCTGGCGTCCGACCTGCTCGAAGCAGCGGCTGGCGACATCGAGTACCGGGCCGGCCGCTTCAGCGTGGCAGGCACCGACATCGGCATCGGCCTGTTCGAGCTGGCCGCGCGGCAGCCCGAAGCGCGCATCTTCGTCGAGGCGGCGGCGAGCGCCTCGGCGCCGAGCTGGCCCAACGGCTGCCATGTGTGCGAAGTGGAGATCGATCCGGACAGCGGCGCCGTCGAGGTGATCTCCTACGCGTCGGTCAACGACATCGGGCGCGTCGTCAACCCGTTGATCGCCGGCGGCCAGATCGAAGGCGGCGCGGTCCAGGGCATCGGGCAGGCCTTGTGCGAGCAGGTGGTCTACGACCCGGACAGCGGCCAGATGCTGACCGGCAGCTTCATGGACTACGCGATGCCGCGTGCGGACGTGAACCGCCTGTTCCGCACCGAGTTCGACACGTCCATCCCTTGCCTGACCAACGCGCTGGGCGTGAAGGGGGTCGGCGAGCTGGGCACGATAGGCGCGACGCCGGCGGTGGTGAACGCCGTGATCGATGCGCTGGACCACGCCGGACTGGGCCGCGACGCGGAACGCATCCAGATGCCGGTGACGGCCGAGCGCGTGTGGCGAGCGTTGAACCGCTCCAATTAG
- the can gene encoding carbonate dehydratase: protein MTTQLHELLDSNRQWAKKMEARSPGFFTGLLQQQAPQYLWIGCADSRVPANELVDLAPGELFVHRNVANVVVHSDLNCLSVIQFATDVLQVKHIIVVGHSNCGGVHAALTDRRIGLADNWIRHVQDVRNRHQEWLASIDPEHRVNALVELNVVEQALNVCQTTIVQDAWQRGQEVVVHGWVYGLHNGLLQDLRMTVGGAEDVGPAYEKALAAVRERFSR, encoded by the coding sequence ATGACGACCCAGCTCCACGAACTGCTCGACAGCAACCGACAGTGGGCAAAGAAGATGGAGGCGCGCAGCCCCGGCTTCTTCACCGGCTTGCTGCAGCAGCAGGCACCGCAGTACCTGTGGATCGGCTGCGCCGACAGCCGCGTGCCGGCCAACGAGCTGGTCGACCTCGCGCCGGGCGAGCTGTTCGTTCATCGCAACGTCGCCAACGTCGTGGTGCACTCGGACCTGAACTGCCTGTCGGTGATCCAGTTCGCCACCGACGTGCTGCAGGTCAAGCACATCATCGTCGTCGGCCATTCCAACTGCGGCGGCGTCCATGCCGCGCTGACCGACCGTCGCATCGGCCTGGCCGACAACTGGATCCGCCACGTGCAGGATGTGCGCAACCGCCATCAGGAATGGCTGGCCAGCATCGATCCGGAGCACCGCGTGAATGCGCTGGTGGAGCTCAACGTCGTCGAGCAGGCGCTGAACGTCTGCCAGACCACCATCGTGCAGGACGCCTGGCAGCGCGGCCAGGAAGTCGTCGTGCACGGCTGGGTCTACGGGCTGCACAACGGCCTGCTGCAGGACCTGCGCATGACGGTCGGCGGCGCCGAGGACGTCGGCCCGGCGTACGAGAAGGCACTCGCCGCGGTGCGCGAGCGCTTCAGCCGCTGA
- the aceK gene encoding bifunctional isocitrate dehydrogenase kinase/phosphatase, whose product MRHNAVFPRALSDSRAFDIAQAMLDGFNRHYRLFQESSAGAKERFESADWHGQQRAQRERIEYYDKRVDEGADRLVNEFDAGALSMDTWQQVKLHYIGLLTNHHQPELAETFFNSVTTKILHRSYFNNDFIFVRPAVSTEYIENDEPASLPTYRAYYPTRDSLRECWLRIITNFQLRRPFEDLDRDIDHVLAAVATQLGDYRPRANFQVQVLSSLFFRNKGAYVVGKVINGFWELPFALPVLHTAQGQLTIDAALFGEDDLQMLFSFARAYFMVAMEVPSAYVQFLRSMMPRKPRSEIYSALGLHKQGKNLFYRDFLYHLRHSSDKFRIAPGIKGMVMLVFDLPSFPFVFKVIKDFFPPQKETTREIIKSKYLLVKTHDRVGRMADTLEYSNVAFPRARFEDELVDELRHFCGSLIEEDGDDLVIRHVYIERRMVPLNIYLQDATREQIERAVVEYGNAIKDLVAANIFPGDMLFKNFGVTRHGKIVFYDYDEIEYLTECNFRRVPPPRTEEEEMSGEVWYRVGPKDVFPETFGPFLLGNPTIREVFMRHHADLLDAAFWQSHKERILAGHVHDVFPYEATKRFKHQRRLRDAGRALFSA is encoded by the coding sequence ATGCGCCACAACGCCGTCTTCCCGCGGGCGCTCAGCGACAGCCGGGCGTTCGACATCGCGCAGGCGATGCTGGACGGCTTCAACCGCCACTACCGGCTGTTCCAGGAATCCAGCGCCGGCGCCAAGGAGCGCTTCGAGTCGGCCGATTGGCACGGCCAGCAGCGCGCGCAGCGAGAGCGCATCGAGTACTACGACAAGCGCGTGGACGAAGGCGCCGACCGGCTGGTCAACGAGTTCGACGCCGGCGCGCTGTCGATGGACACGTGGCAGCAGGTCAAGCTGCACTACATCGGCCTGCTCACCAACCACCACCAGCCCGAGCTCGCAGAGACCTTCTTCAACTCGGTGACGACGAAGATCCTGCACCGCAGCTACTTCAACAACGACTTCATCTTCGTGCGCCCGGCGGTCTCCACCGAGTACATCGAGAACGACGAGCCCGCGTCGCTGCCGACCTACCGCGCCTACTACCCGACGCGCGACTCGCTGCGCGAATGCTGGCTGCGCATCATCACCAACTTCCAGCTGCGGCGGCCCTTCGAGGACCTCGACCGCGACATCGACCACGTGCTCGCGGCGGTGGCGACGCAGCTGGGCGACTACCGGCCGCGCGCCAACTTCCAGGTGCAGGTGCTGTCCAGCCTGTTCTTCCGCAACAAGGGCGCCTACGTCGTCGGCAAGGTGATCAACGGCTTCTGGGAGCTGCCGTTCGCGCTGCCCGTCCTGCACACCGCCCAGGGCCAGCTCACCATCGACGCGGCGCTGTTCGGCGAAGACGACCTGCAGATGCTGTTCAGCTTCGCCCGCGCGTACTTCATGGTGGCGATGGAGGTGCCGTCGGCCTACGTGCAGTTCCTGCGCTCGATGATGCCGCGCAAGCCGCGCTCCGAGATCTACAGCGCGCTCGGCCTGCACAAGCAGGGCAAGAACCTCTTCTACCGCGACTTCCTGTACCACCTGCGCCACTCGAGCGACAAGTTCCGCATCGCCCCCGGCATCAAGGGCATGGTGATGCTGGTGTTCGACCTGCCGTCGTTCCCCTTCGTCTTCAAGGTCATCAAGGACTTCTTCCCGCCGCAGAAGGAGACCACGCGAGAGATCATCAAGAGCAAGTACCTGCTGGTGAAGACGCACGATCGCGTCGGACGCATGGCCGACACGCTGGAGTACTCCAATGTCGCCTTCCCGCGCGCGCGCTTCGAGGACGAGCTGGTCGACGAGCTGAGGCACTTCTGCGGCAGCCTGATCGAGGAAGACGGCGACGACCTGGTGATCCGCCACGTGTACATCGAGCGCCGCATGGTGCCGCTGAACATCTACCTGCAGGACGCCACGCGCGAGCAGATCGAGCGGGCGGTCGTGGAGTACGGCAACGCCATCAAGGACCTGGTGGCGGCCAACATCTTCCCGGGCGACATGCTGTTCAAGAACTTCGGCGTCACGCGCCACGGCAAGATCGTCTTCTACGACTACGACGAGATCGAGTACCTCACCGAGTGCAACTTCCGCCGCGTGCCGCCGCCGCGCACGGAGGAGGAAGAGATGTCGGGCGAGGTCTGGTACCGCGTCGGGCCGAAGGACGTGTTCCCCGAGACCTTCGGCCCGTTCCTGCTCGGCAACCCGACGATCCGCGAGGTGTTCATGCGCCACCACGCCGACCTGCTGGACGCTGCCTTCTGGCAATCCCACAAGGAACGCATTCTTGCGGGCCATGTGCATGATGTATTTCCTTACGAAGCCACCAAGCGCTTCAAGCACCAGCGCCGCCTGCGCGATGCGGGACGCGCCCTGTTCTCTGCATGA
- a CDS encoding SDR family oxidoreductase — protein MNVLVVGASRGIGLEFVRQYRAAGDQVTATARSDEAMAALRAIGAKPIALDVTSAESVSRLAWQIDGAAFEVAIVCAGVYGPRTSGLQPPSDADFDAVMRTNVLGPMRVISQISDALAPGARLVVLSSRMGAIGPRGSASGWLYRASKAAVNSVLKDASLLLGERAICISVHPGWVQTDMGGASADLPPAQSVSDLRRLVAGLTPADNGRFLNHDGSPIPW, from the coding sequence ATGAACGTGCTGGTCGTCGGCGCGTCGCGCGGCATCGGCCTCGAGTTCGTGCGGCAGTACCGCGCAGCCGGCGACCAGGTCACCGCCACCGCGCGCAGCGACGAAGCGATGGCCGCGCTGCGCGCCATCGGCGCCAAGCCGATCGCCCTCGACGTGACCAGCGCGGAGAGCGTGTCGCGCCTGGCCTGGCAGATCGACGGTGCGGCCTTCGAGGTCGCCATCGTCTGTGCCGGCGTGTACGGGCCGCGCACCAGCGGCCTGCAGCCGCCCTCGGACGCCGACTTCGACGCCGTGATGCGCACCAACGTGCTCGGCCCGATGCGCGTCATCTCGCAGATCTCCGATGCCCTCGCCCCGGGCGCACGCCTGGTGGTGCTGTCGTCGCGCATGGGCGCCATCGGTCCGCGCGGCTCGGCAAGCGGCTGGCTCTACCGCGCCTCCAAGGCGGCGGTCAATTCGGTGCTCAAGGACGCCTCGCTGCTGCTCGGCGAGCGTGCCATCTGCATCAGCGTTCATCCGGGCTGGGTGCAGACGGACATGGGCGGGGCGAGCGCCGACTTGCCGCCGGCGCAGAGCGTCAGCGATCTGCGCCGCCTCGTCGCGGGCCTGACCCCGGCCGACAACGGCCGCTTCCTGAACCACGACGGCTCACCGATACCCTGGTGA
- the trkA gene encoding Trk system potassium transporter TrkA: MNIIILGAGRVGESVAESLVTERNDITVIDTNPDRLRALQERLDLRGVTGNGIQPSVLEQAGAPDADMLIACCPMDETNLVACKVAHDVFNIQTTIARVRSPEFPEESALMSRAGFAVDAVIAPEVSLTNYIRKLIDYPEALQVLEFSQGLVSLIAVRAISGGPMVRHVISELPQLVPDIAMRFVAIYRTDERGQDHQIICDGTTRIEPGDEVFVLAATRDIRRVLDTLRRRDQPVKRVLIAGGGRVGLRLARDIAGHCRVKVIETDAKRCEYLTTQLPADTLVLQGDSTDEELLEDEGVRDCDLFLALTSDDEDNIMGCLLAKRLGAKRVLALINRRAYADLVQGTQIDIALSPAQTVIGELLAHVRRGDVEAVYSLRRGAAEALQTVARGDRKSSKVVRRRIDEIPLPSGAQIGAIVRGEGEDAQVIIAHHDTVIEPDDHVIVFVPHKRMVREVEKLFQVSALFF, encoded by the coding sequence GTGAACATCATCATCCTCGGCGCCGGACGCGTCGGTGAAAGCGTGGCGGAAAGCCTCGTCACCGAGCGCAACGACATCACCGTCATCGACACCAACCCCGACCGGCTGCGCGCGCTGCAGGAGCGCCTGGACCTGCGCGGCGTCACGGGCAACGGCATCCAGCCGTCCGTGCTGGAGCAGGCCGGCGCGCCCGATGCCGACATGCTGATCGCCTGCTGTCCGATGGACGAGACCAACCTGGTCGCCTGCAAGGTGGCGCACGACGTCTTCAACATCCAGACGACCATAGCGCGCGTGCGCTCGCCCGAATTCCCTGAAGAGAGTGCGCTGATGAGCCGCGCCGGGTTCGCCGTGGACGCGGTGATCGCGCCCGAGGTCTCGCTCACCAACTACATCCGCAAGCTGATCGACTACCCCGAGGCCCTGCAGGTGCTGGAGTTCTCGCAGGGGCTGGTCAGCCTGATCGCCGTGCGCGCCATCAGCGGCGGGCCGATGGTGCGCCACGTCATCTCCGAGCTGCCGCAGCTCGTGCCCGACATCGCGATGCGCTTCGTCGCGATCTACCGCACCGACGAGCGCGGGCAGGACCACCAGATCATCTGCGACGGCACCACGCGCATCGAGCCCGGCGACGAAGTCTTCGTGCTGGCCGCGACCCGCGACATCCGGCGCGTGCTCGATACGCTGCGTCGGCGCGACCAGCCGGTCAAGCGCGTGCTGATCGCCGGCGGCGGACGCGTCGGATTGCGGCTGGCGCGCGACATCGCGGGCCACTGCCGGGTCAAGGTCATCGAGACCGACGCCAAGCGATGCGAGTACCTGACCACGCAGCTTCCCGCCGACACGCTCGTGCTGCAAGGCGACAGCACCGACGAGGAGCTGCTCGAGGACGAAGGCGTGCGCGACTGCGACCTCTTCCTCGCACTCACCAGCGACGACGAGGACAACATCATGGGGTGCCTGCTCGCCAAGCGGCTGGGCGCCAAGCGGGTGCTGGCGTTGATCAACCGGCGGGCCTACGCCGACCTGGTGCAGGGCACGCAGATCGACATCGCGCTCTCGCCGGCGCAGACGGTGATCGGCGAGCTGCTCGCGCACGTGCGCCGCGGCGACGTGGAGGCGGTGTACAGCCTGCGCCGCGGCGCCGCCGAGGCGCTGCAGACGGTGGCGCGCGGCGACCGCAAGTCGTCGAAGGTGGTGCGACGCCGCATCGATGAGATCCCGCTGCCGAGCGGCGCGCAGATCGGCGCGATCGTGCGCGGCGAAGGCGAGGACGCTCAGGTCATCATCGCCCACCACGACACCGTCATCGAGCCCGACGACCACGTGATCGTGTTCGTGCCGCACAAGCGGATGGTGCGCGAAGTGGAAAAGCTGTTCCAGGTCAGCGCACTGTTCTTCTGA
- a CDS encoding acetyl-CoA C-acyltransferase → MTQDPIVIVSAARTPIGGLLGDFSALSAHQLGAVAVKAAVERAGITGDAVDEVLLGNCLMAGQGQAPARQAALGAGLPQTAGAVTLSKMCGSGMRAMMFGHDMLRADTADIVVAGGMESMTNAPHLTFARKGVKYGMTQLYDHMALDGLEDAYQRGKAMGVFAEDCVAKYEFTREAMDQFAIASTERSKKANEDGSFDWEITPVTLSGPKGDTVVRYDEQPFKAKLDKIPGLKAAFIKEGKITAATSSSISDGAAALVLMRESTASRLGCKPVARILAHSVHAQAPNWFTTAPIGAIDKVLKKASWSAKNVDLWEVNEAFAAVTMAAMAEFKLPHEIVNVHGGAVALGHPIGASGARIVVTLLGALKKRGLKKGVAALCIGGGEATAMALELV, encoded by the coding sequence ATGACTCAAGACCCCATCGTCATCGTCTCCGCCGCCCGCACGCCGATCGGCGGCCTGCTGGGTGACTTCTCGGCGCTGTCGGCGCACCAGCTCGGCGCCGTCGCGGTGAAGGCCGCGGTCGAGCGCGCCGGCATCACCGGCGACGCCGTCGACGAGGTGCTGCTGGGCAACTGCCTGATGGCCGGCCAGGGGCAGGCGCCAGCGCGCCAGGCCGCGCTGGGCGCCGGCCTGCCGCAGACCGCAGGCGCGGTCACGCTGTCGAAGATGTGCGGCTCGGGCATGCGGGCGATGATGTTCGGGCACGACATGCTGCGCGCCGACACCGCCGACATCGTCGTGGCCGGCGGCATGGAGAGCATGACCAATGCGCCGCACCTCACCTTTGCGCGCAAGGGCGTCAAGTACGGCATGACGCAGCTCTACGACCACATGGCGCTCGACGGCCTGGAAGACGCGTACCAGCGGGGCAAGGCCATGGGCGTTTTCGCCGAGGACTGCGTCGCCAAGTACGAGTTCACGCGCGAGGCGATGGACCAGTTCGCCATCGCGTCCACCGAGCGCAGCAAGAAGGCCAACGAGGACGGCAGCTTCGACTGGGAAATCACGCCGGTCACCCTCTCCGGTCCGAAAGGCGACACCGTCGTCAGGTACGACGAGCAGCCGTTCAAGGCCAAGCTCGACAAGATTCCCGGCCTGAAGGCCGCCTTCATCAAGGAAGGCAAGATCACCGCGGCCACCTCGTCGAGCATCTCCGATGGCGCCGCGGCGCTGGTGCTGATGCGCGAGTCGACCGCGTCGCGGCTCGGCTGCAAGCCGGTGGCGCGCATCCTCGCCCATTCGGTGCACGCGCAGGCGCCGAACTGGTTCACCACCGCCCCGATCGGCGCCATCGACAAGGTGCTGAAGAAGGCGAGCTGGTCGGCCAAGAACGTCGACCTGTGGGAGGTCAACGAGGCCTTCGCGGCGGTGACGATGGCGGCGATGGCCGAGTTCAAGCTGCCGCACGAGATCGTCAACGTCCACGGCGGCGCCGTCGCGCTCGGCCACCCCATCGGGGCCAGCGGCGCGCGCATCGTCGTCACGCTGCTCGGTGCACTGAAGAAGCGCGGGCTGAAGAAGGGGGTGGCCGCGCTTTGCATCGGCGGCGGGGAGGCGACCGCGATGGCGCTCGAGCTGGTCTAG
- a CDS encoding acyl-CoA dehydrogenase family protein, whose product MLLSEDHRAVQDAVRAYVQDHIAPKAAQWDRECHFPRDELRGLAELGCYGVAVPTEWDGAGLDYLSLALILEEIAAGDGATSTVVSVNNCPVCSILTAWASDAQKDQWLKPLARGEMLGAFCLTEPHVGSQADGLRTTAVKDGGDYVLNGVKQFITSGKNGDVAIVMAVTDKAAGKKGISAFVVPTSTPGYIVARLEDKMGQHASDTAQIVFENCRVPAANLLGEEGQGLKIALSGLEGGRIGIAAQSVGMARAAFEAALAYAKERVAFGQPIFEHQAVQFRLGEMAMKIEAARQLIHHAASLKDAGLPCLKEAAMAKLFASEMAEAVCSAAIQIHGGYGYVSDFPVERIYRDVRVCQIYEGTSDVQKILIGRALA is encoded by the coding sequence ATGCTGCTTTCCGAAGACCATCGCGCCGTGCAGGACGCCGTGCGTGCCTACGTGCAGGACCACATCGCGCCGAAGGCGGCGCAGTGGGACCGCGAATGCCACTTTCCCAGGGACGAGCTGCGCGGCCTGGCCGAGCTGGGCTGCTACGGCGTGGCCGTGCCCACCGAGTGGGACGGCGCGGGCCTCGACTACCTGAGCCTGGCGCTGATCCTCGAAGAGATCGCCGCCGGCGACGGCGCCACCTCGACGGTGGTCAGCGTCAACAACTGTCCGGTGTGCTCCATCCTGACGGCGTGGGCCAGCGATGCGCAGAAGGACCAATGGCTCAAGCCGCTGGCACGCGGCGAGATGCTGGGCGCGTTCTGCCTCACCGAGCCGCATGTCGGCTCGCAGGCCGACGGGCTGAGGACGACGGCGGTCAAGGATGGCGGCGACTACGTGCTCAACGGCGTCAAGCAGTTCATCACCAGCGGCAAGAACGGCGACGTCGCCATCGTGATGGCGGTGACCGACAAGGCCGCCGGCAAGAAGGGCATCAGCGCCTTCGTCGTGCCGACTTCCACGCCCGGCTACATCGTCGCCCGGCTGGAGGACAAGATGGGCCAGCACGCGAGCGACACGGCGCAGATCGTGTTCGAGAACTGCCGCGTGCCGGCGGCCAACCTGCTGGGCGAGGAGGGGCAGGGACTGAAGATCGCGCTGTCGGGCCTGGAAGGCGGGCGCATCGGCATTGCCGCGCAAAGCGTCGGCATGGCGCGTGCCGCGTTCGAGGCGGCGCTGGCCTATGCCAAGGAGCGCGTCGCGTTCGGCCAGCCCATCTTCGAGCATCAGGCCGTGCAGTTCCGCCTCGGCGAGATGGCGATGAAGATCGAGGCCGCGCGCCAGCTCATCCACCATGCGGCGAGCCTGAAGGACGCCGGCTTGCCTTGCCTGAAGGAAGCCGCGATGGCGAAGCTGTTCGCCAGCGAGATGGCCGAAGCGGTGTGCAGCGCCGCCATCCAGATCCACGGCGGCTACGGCTACGTCAGCGACTTCCCGGTCGAGCGCATCTACCGCGACGTGCGGGTTTGTCAGATCTACGAGGGAACGAGCGACGTGCAGAAAATCCTCATCGGACGGGCCTTGGCGTAG
- a CDS encoding MaoC family dehydratase, producing the protein MDTRTTDRPSTELRTGLITLGEAIAKLVRVSREEIVAFAGMSHDANPLHRDTQAAQRARFGEIIASGQHTAAMLMGFLASHFSRSDDGVRREMLCLNMNFAFKGPVFADQDVTLAWKVNATQWNTKLQGVLAHLDGSAAVVPGKPAVIARGTILVKDGQS; encoded by the coding sequence GTGGACACCCGCACGACCGATCGCCCTTCCACCGAGCTCAGGACAGGCCTCATCACCCTCGGCGAGGCCATCGCGAAGCTGGTGCGCGTCTCGCGCGAGGAGATCGTCGCCTTCGCCGGGATGAGCCACGACGCGAACCCGCTGCACCGCGACACCCAGGCGGCGCAGCGGGCGCGCTTCGGCGAGATCATCGCCAGCGGCCAGCACACGGCCGCCATGCTGATGGGGTTCCTGGCCAGCCATTTCTCGCGCAGCGACGACGGCGTGCGGCGCGAGATGCTGTGCCTCAACATGAACTTCGCGTTCAAGGGGCCGGTGTTCGCCGACCAGGACGTCACGCTCGCCTGGAAGGTGAACGCCACTCAGTGGAACACCAAGCTGCAAGGCGTGCTGGCGCACCTCGACGGCAGCGCGGCCGTCGTGCCAGGCAAGCCGGCGGTGATCGCGCGCGGCACCATCCTGGTCAAGGACGGGCAGTCATGA